One Antiquaquibacter oligotrophicus genomic region harbors:
- a CDS encoding cell wall-binding repeat-containing protein: MQHHRGRTRIVGALSVVVATLAATLVPTVAANAITGADFDPGHIISDLQFYDNAAMSEAEIQSFLEARVAPTGCVTSNCLAAFKMDTFTRAADRNICTEYTGGSQESAARIIYKVQRACGISARVLLVTLQKEQSLLTATAPTSWQMTASMGYGCPDTAPCDAQFYGFYNQVYKAAWQFKRYSTPDPWGTYQPGNRYIQYNPNPDCGGSWVNIRNNATAALYNYTPYQPNAASLANLYGSGGSCGAHGNRNFWTYYHGWFGDPEYGGLPGVTVTRFDVANRYESSTRISQEAFPSAPVPVVYLATGHNYPDALTAGAAAARQGGPLLLIDGASIRPVVDAELKRLRPQRIVVVGGPESVPESVVQALSAYSPSVTRVGGADRYEVSRSLALTMNPQGPVNEVFVATGSNYPDALGAGMAAGYRKVPIVLVPGTDTALDAATADFIRRLAPQKITIVGGPVSVSPGVEAQLKTFAATTRVNGANRYEVSTNLARNLYATQRPTTVYLATGLTYPDALAGSVLAARKSAALLVSHPYCIHPSTLSAITDFKVNSVTLLGGPVSLAANVKYMVRCW, from the coding sequence ATGCAACATCACCGTGGCCGCACACGCATCGTAGGGGCGCTGAGCGTCGTTGTCGCGACTCTCGCCGCGACGCTGGTTCCGACCGTCGCCGCGAATGCCATTACGGGCGCCGACTTCGACCCCGGTCACATCATCAGTGACCTCCAGTTCTACGACAACGCCGCGATGTCTGAGGCGGAGATCCAGTCGTTCCTGGAGGCGCGTGTCGCGCCGACGGGATGTGTCACCTCGAACTGTCTCGCGGCGTTCAAGATGGACACCTTCACGCGAGCGGCCGATCGCAACATCTGCACCGAGTACACCGGTGGATCGCAGGAGAGCGCCGCGCGCATCATCTACAAGGTGCAGCGCGCGTGCGGCATCAGCGCCCGTGTGCTCCTCGTCACGCTCCAGAAGGAGCAGAGCCTCCTCACGGCAACGGCGCCGACGTCGTGGCAGATGACGGCGTCCATGGGATACGGATGCCCGGACACCGCCCCGTGTGACGCGCAGTTCTACGGCTTCTACAACCAGGTGTACAAGGCCGCGTGGCAGTTCAAGCGCTACAGCACGCCCGACCCGTGGGGCACCTACCAGCCGGGCAATCGCTACATCCAGTACAACCCGAATCCCGATTGCGGCGGCTCGTGGGTCAACATCCGCAACAACGCGACGGCGGCCCTCTACAACTACACGCCCTACCAGCCCAATGCCGCGTCGCTCGCGAACCTCTACGGCAGTGGCGGCTCGTGCGGCGCGCACGGCAACCGCAACTTCTGGACGTACTACCACGGCTGGTTCGGTGACCCAGAGTACGGCGGTCTGCCCGGTGTGACCGTCACACGGTTCGACGTCGCCAACCGCTACGAGTCCTCGACACGTATCTCGCAGGAAGCGTTCCCGTCGGCTCCGGTTCCCGTGGTGTACCTGGCCACCGGCCACAACTACCCGGATGCTCTCACGGCGGGGGCGGCTGCCGCGCGGCAGGGTGGCCCGCTGTTGCTCATCGACGGGGCATCCATTCGGCCGGTTGTCGACGCCGAACTCAAGCGGCTTCGGCCTCAGCGCATCGTGGTGGTCGGCGGTCCAGAATCCGTGCCGGAGTCCGTTGTGCAGGCGCTGTCGGCCTACAGCCCGTCGGTCACGCGAGTCGGCGGGGCCGACCGGTACGAGGTGTCCCGATCGCTCGCCCTGACGATGAACCCGCAGGGGCCCGTCAACGAGGTCTTCGTTGCGACCGGATCCAACTACCCCGACGCGCTCGGGGCCGGTATGGCGGCGGGCTATCGCAAGGTGCCCATCGTGCTCGTGCCGGGGACCGACACGGCACTGGATGCCGCGACCGCCGACTTCATCCGGAGGCTCGCGCCGCAGAAGATCACGATCGTCGGGGGACCGGTCTCGGTCTCACCCGGAGTCGAGGCCCAGTTGAAGACCTTCGCGGCCACGACGCGGGTGAACGGAGCAAACCGCTACGAGGTTTCCACGAACCTCGCGCGAAACCTCTATGCGACCCAGCGGCCGACAACCGTGTATCTGGCGACGGGTCTCACCTACCCCGACGCGCTCGCGGGATCGGTGCTCGCGGCACGCAAGTCGGCAGCACTCCTCGTGTCGCACCCGTACTGCATCCACCCGTCGACGCTCTCGGCGATCACGGACTTCAAGGTGAACTCGGTCACACTCCTCGGTGGGCCGGTGTCACTCGCCGCGAACGTCAAGTACATGGTGCGCTGCTGGTAG
- a CDS encoding ABC transporter ATP-binding protein, producing the protein MPAPTIEAPEVVRLENVSKRFVVRKDNSLKERLVTLGRLGKRHREDFWALSDVSLSIRAGTTIGLIGHNGSGKSTLLKVIGGILDASTGSVRNRGRIAALLELGAGFHPDLTGRENVYLNASILGLSKTDTDARFNDILAFSGIGEFIDTQVKFYSSGMFVRLAFAVAVHTEPDILLVDEVLAVGDEAFQRKCLDKIREFQQQGCTIILVTHSLGQVTELCDRAVLLNQGQIVVDGDPSEAVAAFRDILEQRRLAEIGETQEPERLSGFLSVTATPTITGPKGEIMPGSDLTVDVTIRSSVSLADHVIALQLNNTKGQEVWGTTTSRLGVTLPDLIGDHTLRFTVRDARFGPGKYFVNLSIMDSVGTHVQDWLQAASFNGFDPKTHYGTISAEPVLEILD; encoded by the coding sequence ATGCCCGCCCCCACGATCGAGGCCCCCGAGGTCGTCCGACTCGAGAACGTGTCGAAGCGTTTTGTCGTGCGCAAGGACAACTCGCTCAAGGAGCGCCTCGTCACCCTCGGCCGTCTCGGCAAACGCCACCGCGAGGACTTCTGGGCCCTCTCGGATGTCTCGCTCTCCATTCGCGCCGGCACGACCATCGGTCTCATCGGCCACAACGGCTCCGGTAAGTCCACACTCCTCAAGGTGATCGGCGGAATCCTCGACGCGAGCACCGGCAGCGTCCGCAATCGCGGCCGTATCGCCGCTCTTCTCGAACTCGGCGCGGGCTTCCACCCCGACCTCACCGGTCGCGAAAACGTCTACCTCAACGCCTCGATCTTGGGGCTCTCGAAGACCGACACCGATGCGCGATTCAACGACATCCTCGCCTTCTCGGGCATCGGCGAGTTCATCGACACCCAGGTGAAGTTCTACTCGTCCGGCATGTTCGTGCGTCTCGCGTTTGCGGTCGCCGTTCACACGGAGCCAGACATCCTCCTCGTCGACGAGGTCCTCGCGGTCGGCGACGAGGCCTTCCAGCGCAAGTGCCTCGACAAGATCCGCGAGTTCCAGCAGCAGGGGTGCACGATCATCCTCGTCACCCACTCCCTCGGCCAGGTCACGGAGTTGTGCGACCGGGCCGTGCTGCTCAATCAGGGCCAGATCGTGGTCGACGGGGACCCGTCGGAGGCGGTCGCCGCCTTCCGCGACATCCTCGAACAGCGCAGGCTCGCCGAGATCGGGGAGACACAGGAGCCCGAGCGTCTGTCTGGCTTCCTGTCCGTGACCGCGACACCGACGATCACGGGGCCCAAGGGCGAGATCATGCCGGGGTCGGATCTCACGGTCGACGTGACCATCCGCTCATCGGTGAGCCTCGCCGATCATGTGATCGCACTCCAGCTCAACAACACCAAGGGCCAGGAGGTGTGGGGAACGACAACAAGCCGCCTCGGCGTCACCCTCCCCGACCTCATCGGCGATCACACGCTGCGCTTTACGGTGCGCGATGCGCGCTTCGGCCCCGGCAAGTACTTCGTGAACCTGTCGATCATGGACTCCGTGGGCACCCACGTTCAGGACTGGCTGCAGGCGGCGTCCTTCAACGGGTTCGACCCGAAGACCCACTACGGCACGATCAGCGCCGAGCCTGTCCTCGAAATTCTCGACTGA
- a CDS encoding ABC transporter permease: MNAHERYAMLEREPFRQVGGRSQTVKGSFDSIADVFRHREMLGLLVRRDLKSRYKDSALGFLWTLVRPLTQLAIYYVVIGHFLGAARGIPDFAIYVFTGLTAYTLFAEIVSTGTSSIVSNAGLIKKVQLPREVFPLASVGSALFNFAIQLGILLVAALILGVFPAHWDLLYAIPSLVLLVTVGTALALLLSAWNVYLRDIGYLLEVVLMVMLWASPIVYAFSMVKSVLGPSILLEIYTNNPLTLAVLGFQKAFWVGGNGSAEFPPAEYPDQLLLRMLIAIGISLVFLVISQRVFTRLQGNFAQEL; encoded by the coding sequence ATGAACGCGCACGAACGCTACGCGATGCTCGAGCGGGAGCCCTTCCGCCAGGTCGGTGGTCGCAGTCAGACCGTCAAGGGCAGCTTCGACTCCATCGCCGACGTCTTCCGCCACCGCGAGATGCTCGGCCTTCTCGTACGTCGCGACCTCAAGTCGCGCTACAAGGACAGCGCGCTCGGCTTCCTGTGGACTCTCGTGCGCCCACTCACGCAACTCGCGATCTATTACGTCGTCATCGGCCACTTCCTCGGTGCCGCTCGCGGTATCCCGGACTTCGCGATCTATGTCTTCACCGGCCTCACGGCCTACACACTGTTTGCCGAGATCGTCTCGACGGGTACGTCGTCGATCGTCTCGAACGCCGGTCTCATCAAAAAGGTCCAGCTTCCCCGCGAGGTCTTCCCGCTCGCGAGTGTCGGGTCTGCCCTCTTCAACTTCGCGATCCAGCTCGGCATCCTGCTCGTCGCTGCCCTCATCCTGGGTGTTTTCCCGGCGCACTGGGATCTCCTCTACGCCATTCCGAGCCTTGTGCTGCTCGTGACGGTCGGCACCGCGCTCGCCCTCCTGCTTTCCGCGTGGAACGTCTACCTCCGCGACATCGGCTACCTCCTCGAGGTTGTGCTCATGGTCATGCTGTGGGCCTCCCCGATCGTGTACGCGTTCTCGATGGTCAAGTCGGTGCTCGGCCCGAGCATCCTGCTGGAGATCTACACCAACAACCCGCTCACCCTCGCCGTCCTCGGGTTCCAGAAGGCGTTCTGGGTGGGCGGCAACGGGTCTGCCGAGTTCCCGCCGGCCGAGTACCCGGACCAGTTGCTGCTGCGTATGCTCATCGCGATCGGCATCAGCCTCGTTTTCCTCGTCATCAGCCAGCGCGTTTTCACACGCCTGCAGGGCAACTTCGCCCAGGAACTGTAG
- a CDS encoding glycosyltransferase: MPTVKPGVVSVVLVNFRGTDDTLEAITRLGELDWPSDRLEIVVVENGSGDDSAERIAAAAPHVTLLVSTENNGFAGGCNQGVAASSGEYIALLNNDAKPDPRWIAAAVARFEESEKVGAVASRVLDWDGELVDYIGSAMTWYGMGYKPYTAEPVPSTPDHTRDVLFGTGSAMFVRRSVFEELGGFDERYFMFFEDVDLGWRLNLAGYRFVYEPESLAFHKHHASMSKFGSHKETYLLERNALFTLYKNAGKAALDDLLPAAMGLSIRRGVTRGELDSTSFDLRKGGSDEPTMEFPTQTVAAVYAIDQFVAELPGLTVSRDEIQRTRVVSERAIWSLFGQFDAPIIHEPDYLAGYDALSIAFDVASPKLTTKVVVVTGDPIGAKIAGPAIRAWNMAAALSRVGDVVLVSLSGVDGAPDAPFRLQHVASGNDRDFSKLEAWADVIVFQGSAMSVFESLRRSQKVIVVDIYDPMHLEQLEQGRELGSATWHANVEGATEVLNEQLARGDFFMAASERQKHFYLGQLAALGRITPTTYDGDPDFDGFLSVVPFGIPAEEPVHERDVLKGVRPGFGRDDKVLLWSGGLYNWFDPATLIRAVATVDARRGGVRLFFQGTKHPHPDVPEMRVVSESRALAAELGVADTAVFFNDSWVDYADRQNYLLEADAGVSTHFSHVETTFSFRTRILDYLWAGLPMVVTDGDHFADLIRAEGLGIVVPAEDPDALADALETVLFDGAFAAAARENIARVRERYRWDVVLKPLVDFVADPHHAADWTGDPRASRPRSTTRRRSGLAHNVRQTLFHLRHGGVKVALRKVRSRLGLGS, from the coding sequence ATGCCCACCGTGAAACCCGGCGTCGTGTCCGTCGTGCTCGTCAACTTCCGTGGGACGGATGACACCCTCGAGGCCATCACGCGGCTCGGGGAGCTCGACTGGCCGTCCGACCGGCTCGAGATCGTTGTTGTCGAAAACGGTTCGGGTGATGACAGCGCCGAGCGCATCGCCGCCGCAGCCCCACACGTCACTCTGCTCGTTTCGACGGAGAACAACGGCTTCGCAGGCGGCTGCAACCAGGGTGTCGCGGCATCCTCCGGCGAGTACATCGCTCTGCTCAACAATGACGCGAAGCCGGACCCGCGGTGGATCGCGGCGGCAGTCGCACGCTTCGAGGAATCCGAAAAGGTCGGGGCTGTCGCCAGCCGTGTCCTCGATTGGGACGGCGAGCTCGTCGACTACATCGGCTCCGCCATGACCTGGTACGGCATGGGTTACAAGCCCTACACGGCAGAGCCCGTTCCCAGCACTCCGGATCACACTCGCGACGTTCTCTTCGGTACCGGGTCAGCCATGTTCGTTCGCCGCTCGGTTTTCGAGGAACTCGGGGGATTTGACGAGCGCTACTTCATGTTCTTCGAGGACGTCGACCTCGGCTGGCGACTGAACCTCGCTGGCTACCGCTTTGTGTACGAGCCGGAGTCCCTCGCGTTCCATAAACACCACGCATCGATGAGCAAGTTCGGCTCGCACAAGGAGACCTACCTGCTCGAGCGCAACGCGCTCTTCACGCTCTACAAAAATGCGGGCAAGGCAGCGCTCGACGACCTGCTGCCCGCCGCCATGGGCCTCTCGATTCGCCGTGGGGTCACGAGGGGCGAGCTCGATTCCACGTCGTTCGACCTGCGCAAGGGCGGCAGCGACGAGCCAACCATGGAGTTCCCAACCCAAACGGTGGCCGCCGTGTACGCCATCGACCAGTTTGTCGCGGAACTACCCGGGCTCACGGTCTCGCGCGACGAGATCCAGCGCACTCGCGTTGTCTCGGAACGTGCGATCTGGAGCCTCTTCGGCCAGTTCGATGCGCCGATCATTCACGAGCCCGACTACCTCGCGGGTTACGACGCCCTGAGTATCGCGTTCGATGTCGCCTCGCCGAAGCTCACCACCAAGGTCGTTGTTGTTACGGGCGACCCCATCGGGGCGAAGATCGCCGGACCCGCCATCCGCGCGTGGAACATGGCGGCGGCACTCTCGCGGGTCGGAGACGTTGTGCTCGTGAGCCTCTCGGGGGTTGACGGGGCACCGGATGCCCCCTTCCGGCTGCAGCACGTGGCATCCGGCAACGATCGCGACTTCTCCAAACTCGAGGCCTGGGCCGACGTCATCGTCTTCCAGGGCTCGGCCATGTCGGTGTTCGAGTCGCTCCGTCGCTCCCAGAAGGTCATCGTCGTCGACATCTACGACCCCATGCACCTCGAGCAGCTCGAGCAGGGGCGGGAGCTCGGTTCCGCGACGTGGCACGCGAACGTGGAGGGCGCCACCGAGGTGCTCAACGAGCAACTGGCCCGCGGCGACTTCTTCATGGCCGCCTCGGAGCGTCAGAAGCACTTCTACCTCGGTCAGCTCGCGGCGCTCGGTCGCATCACACCGACCACGTACGACGGCGACCCCGACTTCGACGGGTTCCTCTCGGTGGTGCCTTTCGGTATACCCGCCGAAGAACCCGTCCACGAACGCGACGTCCTTAAAGGGGTTCGACCCGGGTTCGGGCGCGACGACAAGGTGCTCCTGTGGAGCGGCGGGCTCTACAACTGGTTCGACCCCGCGACCCTCATCCGTGCCGTCGCCACCGTTGATGCCCGACGCGGGGGAGTGCGACTGTTCTTCCAGGGCACAAAACACCCCCACCCGGATGTGCCCGAAATGCGGGTCGTCTCGGAGTCGCGCGCGCTCGCCGCGGAACTCGGTGTCGCCGACACCGCCGTCTTCTTCAACGATTCGTGGGTGGACTACGCCGATCGGCAGAACTACCTTCTCGAGGCCGATGCGGGCGTCAGCACCCACTTCTCGCACGTCGAGACCACGTTCTCGTTCCGCACGCGAATCCTCGACTACCTGTGGGCGGGGCTCCCCATGGTTGTTACCGACGGCGACCACTTCGCCGACCTCATTCGTGCTGAGGGCCTCGGCATCGTGGTGCCGGCGGAAGACCCGGATGCCCTCGCCGACGCACTCGAAACCGTGCTCTTCGACGGTGCCTTCGCGGCGGCCGCCCGCGAGAACATCGCGCGTGTCCGCGAGCGGTACCGCTGGGATGTCGTGCTGAAGCCGCTCGTCGACTTCGTCGCCGACCCGCATCATGCCGCCGACTGGACGGGAGACCCGCGCGCAAGCAGGCCCCGCTCGACCACACGTCGCAGGTCGGGGCTTGCCCACAACGTGCGGCAGACGCTTTTCCACCTCCGTCACGGAGGTGTGAAGGTGGCGTTGCGCAAGGTGCGATCGAGGCTCGGGCTCGGGTCGTGA
- a CDS encoding glycosyltransferase family 2 protein, with the protein MSAAPVVSVALATYNGGRFVDEQVRSILEQDPPPAEIVVADDGSTDDTVAIVRRVAAEHPGVRLKVLESVGASLGVAGNFARAIAAASGDLVALSDQDDRWHEGRLAALIGRFVSDETLTLVHHDAVLVDGAGAPLGQRLLDWLRASASERSSLVAGNALPVYLRRNLATGATVVFRRELAERALPVGAGWIHDEWLAMIAAAFGGARLDERALIDYRQHGGNQIGVAKPTPAHLVRRMLEPRGDRYEWLAARTEALLEKLQALDAPADALTLVRAKLEFEQSRARYPRRRLARLGPVLAQRKSYRELSSQGGLDILRDLLHGA; encoded by the coding sequence GTGAGCGCGGCACCCGTCGTGAGTGTTGCACTCGCGACCTACAACGGCGGCCGGTTCGTCGACGAGCAGGTGCGCAGCATCCTCGAGCAGGATCCACCGCCAGCCGAGATCGTTGTCGCCGACGACGGGTCGACGGATGACACAGTCGCGATCGTGCGCAGGGTCGCGGCCGAGCATCCGGGGGTGCGCCTGAAGGTGCTCGAGTCCGTTGGGGCGTCGCTCGGTGTTGCCGGCAACTTCGCGCGGGCCATCGCCGCGGCATCCGGTGATCTCGTCGCCCTCTCCGATCAGGACGACCGCTGGCACGAGGGTCGCCTCGCCGCCCTGATCGGGCGATTCGTCTCGGACGAGACGCTGACGTTGGTGCACCACGACGCGGTGCTTGTCGACGGCGCGGGTGCGCCGCTCGGTCAGCGTCTGCTGGACTGGTTGCGCGCGTCAGCCTCCGAGCGATCGTCGCTCGTGGCGGGCAACGCGCTGCCCGTGTATCTCCGTCGCAATCTCGCCACGGGGGCGACCGTCGTTTTCCGCCGTGAGCTCGCCGAGCGTGCGCTGCCCGTGGGCGCCGGGTGGATTCACGACGAATGGCTCGCGATGATCGCGGCGGCCTTCGGCGGTGCCCGCCTCGACGAGCGCGCCCTCATCGACTATCGCCAGCACGGCGGCAATCAGATCGGGGTCGCCAAGCCGACACCGGCACACCTCGTGCGCCGGATGCTCGAGCCCCGCGGCGATCGCTACGAGTGGCTTGCCGCCCGTACGGAAGCGCTCCTGGAAAAACTGCAGGCGCTGGATGCCCCCGCCGACGCGCTCACTCTCGTGCGGGCCAAGCTCGAGTTCGAGCAGAGCCGTGCTCGGTACCCCCGGCGGCGTCTCGCGCGACTGGGCCCGGTGCTCGCGCAGCGGAAGTCGTACCGTGAGCTATCGAGCCAGGGTGGGCTCGACATCCTCCGGGACCTGCTCCACGGCGCCTAG
- a CDS encoding DUF2142 domain-containing protein, whose translation MPARRSTPRAWVVFLVGWLLFSSLSALWSLATPFGASPDEPAHLIKAASTVRGAFNNADAGAGSFVEVPQYLAWTHAQTCTAFNAEVTAACVLEPPGDDFATVEATTTAGRYNPTYYLAVGVPSLVAQDGGGIYAMRILSGMITSVFLALTLVVLTSWRSRVVPMIGFATALTPMVFFLSGSVNPNSLEVAATLAAFAAVAAVILKPDPGLLAGRATIIAIAGVVAANTRAISPIWVAIAVLVPFIFVSREQFARLVRTRAVIVSAAVVAVGAIAALLWLRLTNTVSTASEAGGEAQEVPYAGESPVVGFGLMIVRFAQHLREMIGVFGWLDTAAPSEVYALWGLLIGSLVVWAVVLLRGRALVFALTVVVLVPVVPALIQAAFITSGGWIWQGRYALPVFVIAAVGLGIVLADRLRLSSRSMTILVTLVAALWGVCHVLAYTAGIQRYSVGASGSWFAMFAEPQWQPPGGIVLTLAAFTAVTAVAAVLGARLSLAGNGELGAVEQVPEDVEPTLAR comes from the coding sequence ATGCCCGCACGCCGTTCCACCCCGCGCGCGTGGGTTGTCTTCCTGGTCGGATGGCTGCTCTTCTCGTCGCTGTCGGCGCTGTGGTCGCTCGCCACTCCTTTCGGGGCGTCCCCCGACGAACCCGCTCACCTCATCAAGGCGGCATCGACGGTGCGTGGCGCCTTCAACAACGCGGATGCTGGCGCCGGGAGCTTCGTCGAAGTCCCCCAGTACCTGGCGTGGACACACGCACAGACGTGTACGGCGTTCAACGCCGAAGTCACCGCCGCGTGTGTGCTCGAGCCCCCCGGTGACGATTTCGCCACCGTGGAGGCGACCACAACGGCTGGCCGCTATAACCCCACCTACTACCTCGCCGTCGGGGTACCGAGCCTCGTGGCCCAGGACGGCGGTGGGATCTACGCGATGCGCATCCTGAGCGGGATGATCACGAGCGTCTTTCTCGCGCTGACCCTGGTTGTGCTCACGAGCTGGCGATCGCGTGTTGTGCCCATGATCGGGTTCGCGACGGCACTGACCCCGATGGTCTTTTTCCTGTCGGGCTCGGTCAATCCGAACTCGCTCGAAGTCGCGGCGACTCTCGCTGCGTTCGCCGCCGTGGCCGCCGTCATCCTGAAGCCGGACCCTGGGCTGCTGGCGGGGAGGGCAACCATCATCGCTATCGCGGGTGTTGTCGCCGCAAACACGCGAGCGATTTCCCCGATCTGGGTGGCGATTGCGGTGCTCGTGCCGTTCATCTTCGTCTCGCGAGAACAGTTCGCTCGCCTCGTCAGGACTCGCGCCGTCATCGTGTCGGCTGCGGTCGTCGCGGTCGGCGCGATTGCCGCGCTCCTCTGGCTCCGCCTCACCAACACGGTCTCCACCGCATCGGAGGCGGGCGGTGAGGCGCAGGAGGTGCCGTACGCCGGTGAGTCGCCCGTTGTGGGTTTCGGACTCATGATTGTGCGCTTCGCACAGCACTTGCGCGAGATGATCGGCGTTTTCGGCTGGTTGGATACGGCGGCCCCCAGCGAGGTGTACGCGCTGTGGGGCCTGCTCATCGGCAGCCTCGTCGTGTGGGCCGTTGTGCTGCTGCGCGGTCGTGCGCTGGTCTTCGCCCTCACGGTTGTGGTGCTCGTGCCGGTCGTTCCGGCCCTCATCCAGGCAGCGTTCATCACGTCTGGCGGCTGGATCTGGCAGGGACGCTACGCCCTCCCCGTGTTTGTTATCGCCGCCGTCGGGCTGGGAATCGTTCTCGCTGACCGGCTCCGCCTGAGCTCACGATCGATGACGATTCTCGTGACACTCGTCGCGGCGCTCTGGGGCGTGTGCCACGTGCTCGCCTACACGGCGGGCATCCAGCGCTACAGCGTGGGGGCCAGCGGCTCCTGGTTCGCCATGTTCGCCGAGCCGCAGTGGCAGCCGCCCGGTGGCATCGTTCTGACGCTCGCGGCCTTCACCGCTGTCACAGCCGTGGCGGCTGTGCTCGGGGCACGGCTGTCCCTCGCCGGTAACGGCGAGCTAGGCGCCGTGGAGCAGGTCCCGGAGGATGTCGAGCCCACCCTGGCTCGATAG
- a CDS encoding acyl-CoA dehydrogenase family protein, protein MSALESARERLQPVFERIGATSLEREQSRTLPTEAVRDLRDAGFGRLRIPVEFGGDGLSWPDFAELLIELAALDSNLPQIFRGHIAYVEDLIAAAPGPRRERWLRRLAAGDLVGNAWSEVGSGAIGASGTVVSEAGDGSLRVDGRKFYTTGSIFADWIDATATKDGTDVTVLIPRHQEGVTVLDDWDGFGQPLTGTGTAIFESAEVSAEDVAPFADRFRYQTAVYQLVLVSVLAGIAAAVERDVAEQIRARTRVYSHGTAARTHEDPQILQIVGELSAVAAVARASVLEVARAVERAAALADDRDSADAIDAVVEAEFASAQSQVVLTDLVPRAATRLFDTLGASAISGSKSLDRHWRNARAVASHNPWIFKARQLGDRAVTGAVPDFIWAVGVAAPK, encoded by the coding sequence ATGAGTGCCCTCGAGAGCGCCCGCGAGCGCCTGCAGCCCGTGTTCGAACGCATCGGGGCGACGTCGCTCGAGCGCGAACAGTCGAGAACTCTGCCGACGGAGGCGGTGCGTGACCTACGCGACGCCGGGTTCGGGCGCCTTCGCATCCCCGTCGAGTTCGGCGGCGACGGGCTGTCCTGGCCTGACTTCGCCGAACTTCTCATCGAGCTCGCCGCGCTCGACTCCAACCTTCCGCAGATCTTCCGCGGGCACATCGCCTACGTCGAGGACCTCATCGCCGCCGCTCCAGGCCCGCGACGCGAGCGGTGGCTCCGTCGCCTCGCGGCAGGCGACCTCGTGGGAAACGCGTGGAGCGAAGTGGGCTCTGGCGCGATCGGCGCGAGCGGAACGGTGGTCAGTGAGGCCGGCGATGGCTCCCTGCGAGTGGACGGCCGCAAGTTCTACACCACCGGCAGCATCTTCGCGGACTGGATCGACGCGACCGCGACGAAGGACGGCACGGATGTCACCGTTCTCATCCCGCGCCACCAGGAGGGGGTGACCGTGCTCGACGACTGGGACGGCTTCGGTCAGCCGCTGACCGGAACGGGCACCGCGATCTTCGAGAGTGCCGAAGTGTCGGCCGAGGATGTCGCGCCCTTCGCCGACCGATTCCGCTACCAAACCGCTGTTTACCAGCTGGTGCTCGTGAGTGTGCTCGCGGGAATCGCGGCCGCCGTCGAGCGTGATGTCGCGGAGCAGATCAGGGCTCGCACCCGCGTGTACAGCCACGGAACGGCGGCTCGCACCCACGAGGACCCGCAGATCCTGCAGATCGTCGGTGAACTCTCTGCCGTCGCGGCCGTGGCGCGGGCATCCGTGCTCGAGGTCGCCAGAGCGGTGGAGCGAGCAGCGGCACTCGCCGACGATCGCGACTCCGCCGACGCGATCGACGCCGTCGTCGAGGCCGAGTTCGCCTCCGCCCAGTCGCAGGTTGTGCTGACCGATCTTGTGCCACGCGCCGCGACCCGCCTCTTCGACACACTGGGGGCTTCCGCCATCAGCGGGTCTAAGTCGCTCGACCGGCACTGGCGCAACGCACGTGCCGTCGCCTCACACAATCCGTGGATCTTCAAGGCGCGTCAGCTGGGCGATCGCGCGGTGACGGGTGCCGTCCCGGACTTCATTTGGGCCGTGGGGGTGGCGGCACCGAAGTAG